A genomic window from Diospyros lotus cultivar Yz01 chromosome 2, ASM1463336v1, whole genome shotgun sequence includes:
- the LOC127793728 gene encoding beta-glucosidase 12-like isoform X3, producing MSLPSLSLSLQSPTPPPRGFSGVCYVKIADGSNADVADDFYRRYMEDIKLMKYIGMNVFRFSISWARVLPSGRVRGGVNQKGVDFYNRLINNLIADGIQPFVTLSHFDLPLALEKEYEGFLSPKIGEDFEAYAEFCFKTFGDRVKHWITFNEPYVYIFTGYDVGAMAPGRCSAWRNNSCPAGNSATEPYIAAHNMLIAHAKAAKVYKEKYQASQKGEIGITLVSGWMYPYTIKALDQKAAGRALDFMYGWFIHPLVYGDYPRSMKALVRQRLPKFTSSEAMLLKGSYDFIALNYYSSNYASHVPFSNKPAHLSFSTDSYANVTSEKNGKPIGKPLGNGYNVPDGLRKVLVYTKENYKNPRMYITENGVGNYNNETVQQGINDPERIEYYRTHLLALNEAIKEGVDVKGFMAWSLLDCWEWSSGFNLRYGLTYVDYNNGQKRYPKDSAIWYKKFLLH from the exons GAGGACATAAAACTGATGAAATACATTGGCATGAATGTCTTTCGATTTTCTATTTCTTGGGCGAGAGTATTACCTA GTGGAAGAGTGAGAGGAGGAGTGAATCAGAAAGGGGTTGATTTCTATAACAGACTTATCAATAATCTTATAGCAGATG GTATACAACCATTTGTCACACTTTCTCATTTTGACCTCCCCCTAGCTCTAGAGAAAGAATATGAGGGCTTTTTGAGCCCCAAAATTGG GGAGGATTTTGAGGCCTATGCAGAGTTTTGCTTCAAGACATTTGGTGATAGAGTGAAGCATTGGATAACCTTTAATGAGCCATATGTTTATATCTTTACCGGCTATGATGTGGGTGCAATGGCACCCGGACGATGCTCAGCATGGAGGAATAATAGTTGTCCAGCTGGGAATTCTGCCACCGAACCTTACATAGCTGCACACAATATGCTTATTGCTCATGCAAAAGCTGCCAAAGTGTACAAGGAAAAATACCAA GCATCTCAAAAAGGAGAAATAGGAATAACTTTGGTCTCTGGTTGGATGTATCCTTACACCATAAAGGCCTTAGACCAAAAAGCAGCCGGCCGTGCACTTGACTTTATGTATGGATG GTTTATTCATCCATTGGTTTATGGAGACTACCCACGATCTATGAAAGCTCTCGTGCGACAAAGGTTACCAAAGTTTACTTCTTCCGAGGCTATGTTGCTGAAGGGTTCTTATGACTTCATTGCACTTAATTACTATAGCTCAAACTATGCAAGCCATGTGCCTTTTAGCAATAAGCCTGCTCATCTGAGCTTTTCAACAGATAGTTATGCTAATGTTACAA GCGAGAAGAACGGAAAGCCAATTGGTAAACCG CTTGGAAATGGATACAACGTTCCAGATGGACTTAGAAAGGTATTAGTTTACACCAAGGAGAACTACAAAAATCCAAGAATGTACATCACTGAGAATG gGGTGGGTAATTACAATAATGAAACAGTTCAACAAGGCATCAATGATCCAGAGAGGATAGAGTACTATCGTACCCATCTTTTGGCCCTTAACGAAGCTATTAA GGAGGGCGTTGATGTGAAGGGCTTCATGGCTTGGTCTCTTCTTGATTGCTGGGAGTGGAGTTCTGGCTTTAACCTTAGATATGGTCTCACATATGTAGATTATAACAATGGACAAAAAAGATACCCCAAAGACTCGGCTATTTGGTACAAGAAATTCCTACTTCATTAG